Proteins encoded together in one Vibrio metoecus window:
- the pstB gene encoding phosphate ABC transporter ATP-binding protein PstB, whose amino-acid sequence MKTTKFNIENLDLFYGENQALKSINLPIPTRQVTALIGPSGCGKSTLLRCLNRMNDLIEGVTITGKLTMDGQDVYGNIDVSDLRIRVGMVFQKPNPFPMSIYENVAYGLRAQGIKDKKHLDEVVERSLRGAALWDEVKDRLKSHAFGLSGGQQQRLCIARTIAMEPDVILMDEPTSALDPIATHKIEELMEDLKKNYTIVIVTHSMQQARRISDRTAFFLMGELVEHDDTQVIFSNPRDDRTRGYVNGDFG is encoded by the coding sequence ATGAAAACGACCAAATTCAATATCGAAAATCTTGATCTGTTCTACGGTGAGAACCAAGCCCTGAAATCGATCAACCTGCCAATTCCAACCCGTCAAGTGACGGCGCTGATTGGCCCATCAGGTTGTGGTAAATCCACCCTGCTGCGTTGCCTTAACCGTATGAATGACCTGATCGAAGGGGTTACTATCACAGGTAAACTGACCATGGATGGCCAAGATGTGTATGGCAATATCGATGTGTCAGACCTACGCATCCGCGTTGGCATGGTTTTCCAAAAGCCAAACCCATTCCCAATGAGCATTTATGAAAACGTGGCGTATGGCTTGCGTGCGCAAGGGATTAAAGACAAAAAGCATCTCGACGAAGTGGTTGAACGTTCACTGCGCGGTGCTGCATTGTGGGATGAAGTGAAAGATCGCCTCAAGTCTCACGCGTTTGGTTTATCGGGTGGTCAACAACAGCGTCTGTGCATTGCGCGCACGATTGCAATGGAACCGGATGTCATTTTGATGGATGAACCCACTTCCGCACTTGACCCGATTGCGACCCACAAGATTGAGGAATTGATGGAAGATCTGAAGAAGAACTACACCATCGTTATCGTGACGCACTCGATGCAACAAGCACGTCGTATTTCTGACCGCACCGCTTTCTTCCTAATGGGAGAGTTGGTGGAGCACGATGACACTCAAGTGATCTTCAGTAACCCACGTGACGACCGTACTCGCGGTTACGTTAACGGGGATTTCGGTTAA
- the pstA gene encoding phosphate ABC transporter permease PstA, whose amino-acid sequence MDRVKLKQARVLKDNILRAFIWISAALTVGFLFWIIWYILSNGLQHVNWKFISDNYTHTGDEHGIFPMIISTIYMVVASIAVAAPIGIMTAIYLTEYAKVGSRLVKIIRFCTESLAGIPSIIFGLFGMTFFVAILGLGFSILSGALTLSILILPVIIRTTEEALMSVPQTYREGSYGVGASKIYTIRRLILPSAMPGILTSVILSIGRVIGESAPVFLTAGMVARIPDSLLDSGRTLTVHLYKLTTELFTIEEWNQAYGTATVLIVVVLLINMVTKLIAKRFNTATY is encoded by the coding sequence ATGGATCGCGTAAAACTCAAACAAGCGCGTGTATTGAAAGACAATATCCTGCGTGCTTTTATCTGGATTTCTGCGGCACTGACGGTGGGTTTCCTGTTCTGGATTATCTGGTACATCCTGTCGAACGGCTTGCAGCACGTTAACTGGAAATTTATTAGCGATAATTACACCCATACTGGTGATGAGCACGGTATTTTCCCGATGATCATTTCCACCATCTACATGGTCGTGGCATCCATTGCGGTGGCTGCGCCAATCGGCATTATGACGGCGATTTACTTAACGGAATATGCCAAAGTGGGCAGCCGTTTAGTCAAAATCATCCGTTTCTGTACTGAGTCACTGGCGGGGATTCCATCGATCATTTTCGGTCTGTTTGGTATGACCTTCTTCGTGGCGATTTTGGGCTTAGGCTTCTCGATTCTCTCCGGTGCATTGACCCTGAGTATTTTGATCCTGCCAGTCATTATCCGCACCACGGAAGAAGCGTTAATGTCGGTACCACAAACGTACCGTGAAGGTTCTTATGGTGTCGGAGCTTCAAAAATTTACACCATTCGTCGGTTGATTTTGCCAAGTGCAATGCCGGGGATTTTAACTTCTGTCATTCTGAGTATTGGTCGTGTTATCGGGGAATCTGCACCGGTATTTTTGACGGCAGGTATGGTGGCGCGTATTCCAGACTCTTTACTGGATTCTGGCCGTACCCTAACCGTTCACCTGTACAAACTGACCACAGAACTGTTCACCATTGAAGAATGGAACCAAGCGTATGGCACCGCCACGGTGCTGATTGTGGTGGTACTGCTGATCAACATGGTCACCAAACTCATCGCCAAACGATTCAATACTGCGACGTACTAA
- the pstC gene encoding phosphate ABC transporter permease subunit PstC, with amino-acid sequence MTIATNSDKLMDNTSMRSLREQRRVDWKERIFHGLFLTSAVIGIVSLGIIAYFIVRESIPAFQEAGVTGIVLGQDWLPPALYGVATMIVASVVSTFGAVIVGVPVGVLTAVFIAEVAPKRVADVIRPAVELLAGIPSVVYGFFGLVIIVPLIQNVFNVPAGNTILAGIIVLGVMILPTVITVSETSIRAVPRAYKEGSLALGASSIYTIFKLLVPAARSGIMTGVILGIGRALGETMAIIMVMGNAPAMPEGLLDSARTLTANIAIEMSYASGVHANALYATGVVLLVFIMMLNAALLYLNREKAR; translated from the coding sequence ATGACCATCGCAACAAATAGTGACAAGCTTATGGATAATACCTCTATGCGTAGTCTGCGTGAGCAACGACGTGTTGACTGGAAAGAACGTATCTTTCACGGTTTGTTTCTTACCAGTGCCGTGATCGGCATTGTTTCTCTTGGCATCATTGCCTACTTCATTGTTCGGGAAAGTATTCCTGCTTTCCAAGAGGCTGGCGTAACAGGCATTGTGCTTGGTCAAGACTGGTTACCACCAGCACTGTACGGTGTCGCGACTATGATTGTCGCTTCTGTTGTTTCCACCTTTGGTGCCGTGATTGTGGGTGTTCCAGTTGGCGTACTCACTGCCGTTTTCATTGCGGAAGTGGCACCCAAACGTGTAGCCGATGTCATTCGTCCTGCGGTTGAGCTGCTTGCTGGCATCCCTTCTGTGGTGTACGGCTTCTTCGGTTTGGTGATCATCGTTCCGTTGATCCAAAACGTGTTTAACGTTCCTGCGGGTAACACGATTTTAGCTGGGATTATCGTACTGGGTGTGATGATTCTGCCTACGGTAATCACCGTGTCTGAAACCTCGATTCGTGCGGTACCGCGTGCTTACAAAGAAGGTTCGCTCGCACTGGGTGCTTCAAGCATCTACACCATCTTCAAACTGCTGGTTCCTGCAGCGCGTTCCGGGATCATGACGGGCGTTATCTTGGGTATCGGCCGCGCTTTGGGTGAAACCATGGCGATCATCATGGTGATGGGTAACGCACCTGCGATGCCAGAAGGCCTGCTTGATTCTGCTCGTACCTTGACTGCTAACATTGCGATTGAAATGTCTTACGCGAGTGGTGTGCATGCCAACGCGCTTTACGCAACCGGTGTGGTACTGCTGGTGTTTATCATGATGTTGAACGCAGCATTGTTGTATTTGAACCGTGAGAAGGCGAGGTAA
- a CDS encoding phosphate ABC transporter substrate-binding protein — translation MKKTVIGAIALMGALAVTPVMAKETISAVGSSSVTPLMEVFSETYAKMNPEVFIEVQGPGSSAGIKAAKNGSADIGMSSRSLKDSEKETTLVEEKIALDGIAVVVHPSNAVKGLTAEQVSEIYKGEITNWKQVGGEDKPIVAITRDTASGTRGAFEDIMELKKKIADKEVSAISQRAQVANGNGALKTMVASNPYSIGYISLGTVDSSVHALSVNGVEASVDNVKNGTYKVSRPFLVLYKQDKPSAEAKKFLEWMLSADAQKIVADKGYIAIN, via the coding sequence ATGAAAAAGACAGTAATCGGTGCTATCGCTCTTATGGGCGCACTTGCAGTAACTCCAGTTATGGCGAAAGAGACAATCTCAGCAGTGGGCTCAAGCAGTGTTACTCCGCTGATGGAAGTGTTTTCTGAAACTTACGCAAAAATGAATCCTGAAGTTTTCATTGAAGTACAAGGCCCAGGTTCTTCTGCGGGTATCAAAGCCGCAAAAAATGGTAGCGCGGACATCGGTATGTCATCGCGTAGTCTGAAAGATTCTGAAAAAGAAACAACGCTAGTTGAAGAGAAAATTGCGCTGGACGGTATCGCTGTAGTGGTTCACCCAAGCAATGCAGTGAAAGGCCTGACGGCTGAGCAAGTTTCTGAAATCTACAAAGGTGAAATCACCAACTGGAAACAAGTCGGTGGTGAAGACAAGCCAATCGTTGCGATCACTCGTGATACCGCTTCGGGTACTCGTGGTGCATTCGAAGACATCATGGAACTGAAAAAGAAAATTGCAGATAAAGAAGTATCAGCAATTTCTCAACGTGCTCAAGTGGCTAACGGCAACGGTGCACTGAAAACGATGGTGGCATCAAACCCATACTCTATCGGTTACATTTCACTGGGTACCGTGGATAGCTCTGTTCATGCATTGTCTGTGAACGGCGTTGAAGCGAGCGTAGATAACGTGAAAAACGGTACTTACAAAGTCTCTCGTCCATTCCTCGTGCTGTACAAGCAAGATAAGCCATCTGCGGAAGCGAAAAAATTCCTAGAGTGGATGCTGTCTGCTGACGCACAGAAGATTGTCGCTGACAAAGGCTACATCGCAATTAATTAA
- a CDS encoding methyl-accepting chemotaxis protein, protein MRQLLSGLSIKLQVVVPVFFTLLLLIIGITFSTSSLKTAFHQVTVSTEQLITDKDNLTTLIDNTYAMRISAIYSLFRPAEVTALPNVLKEKQTENLALLRSLADNPELKNEVAGLTQAMQRYVDYSIQTMIPLLNIQHGDQEKDERFTTQYEQATAEYRKVGNDMIKAIDVLSNRLNQVAMNTIDESEHEHDSVMSQSTFALIGILLVAALSSWLLAGIIVTPIRQLQQTVREVAKGNLLVKAQEVGKNEITLLARDVNATVTQLRQTVENLVRISTDVASASTELATVMTQASVNSDQEKQEVEQVASAVNQLQSTAQSVTDHAHSADGAAQQANQLASQSLRMFEESNRATAKMADQLTEAAQVVNQLKDQSERIGNVTEVIRSISEQTNLLALNAAIEAARAGESGRGFAVVADEVRMLAARTQTSTQEIQTIIEELQNQSSTANSSMHSSLSLLEQNQALAAKVSASLTEINQAITALGQINAQVATASEEQSQVTKDINRNLSNIYELVSQNVTGITQSAAASHELSDLAEQQHQQLQYFRV, encoded by the coding sequence ATGCGCCAGTTACTCAGCGGCTTGTCTATCAAGCTGCAGGTTGTAGTACCGGTATTTTTCACTCTGTTGTTACTGATCATTGGTATTACGTTCAGTACCTCCAGCTTAAAAACCGCCTTCCACCAAGTTACCGTCTCCACAGAACAACTCATTACCGATAAAGATAATCTCACCACCTTGATTGATAACACTTATGCGATGCGCATTAGCGCCATTTATAGTCTGTTTCGCCCCGCAGAAGTCACCGCCCTTCCTAACGTTCTTAAAGAAAAACAAACCGAAAACTTGGCGCTCTTACGCAGCCTTGCGGATAATCCCGAACTGAAAAATGAAGTCGCAGGGCTTACACAAGCCATGCAGCGTTATGTGGATTACTCGATTCAAACCATGATCCCGTTACTGAACATTCAGCATGGTGACCAAGAGAAAGACGAGCGGTTTACCACCCAGTATGAACAAGCCACCGCCGAGTATCGCAAGGTGGGCAATGACATGATTAAAGCCATCGATGTGCTATCCAATCGCTTAAATCAAGTGGCCATGAATACCATTGATGAAAGTGAACACGAGCACGATTCGGTGATGTCTCAATCCACTTTTGCCTTAATCGGTATTTTACTGGTCGCTGCGCTAAGCAGTTGGCTACTGGCGGGCATCATTGTCACTCCGATTCGTCAGCTGCAACAAACTGTGCGTGAAGTGGCAAAAGGTAACCTACTGGTTAAAGCCCAGGAAGTGGGTAAAAACGAGATCACGTTACTGGCACGCGATGTGAATGCTACCGTGACCCAACTGCGCCAAACAGTAGAAAATCTAGTGCGCATCAGTACCGATGTGGCTTCCGCTTCAACTGAATTAGCAACCGTGATGACGCAAGCCAGTGTTAACTCCGATCAAGAAAAGCAGGAAGTTGAACAAGTGGCTTCAGCCGTCAATCAGCTGCAAAGTACCGCGCAAAGTGTGACCGACCATGCGCACAGTGCGGATGGTGCAGCCCAACAAGCGAACCAGCTTGCCTCACAAAGTTTGCGCATGTTTGAAGAGAGCAATCGCGCCACAGCCAAAATGGCCGATCAGCTTACCGAAGCTGCGCAAGTGGTCAATCAACTCAAAGATCAGTCGGAGCGTATCGGTAACGTGACCGAAGTGATCCGCAGTATTTCAGAGCAAACCAACCTGCTCGCTTTGAATGCGGCAATTGAAGCGGCGCGCGCGGGAGAAAGTGGACGCGGCTTCGCCGTGGTGGCCGATGAAGTGCGAATGTTGGCTGCTCGTACCCAAACTTCAACGCAAGAGATCCAAACCATTATTGAAGAGCTGCAAAACCAGTCAAGCACTGCCAACAGCAGTATGCACTCAAGCTTGAGTCTACTTGAACAAAACCAAGCATTGGCGGCAAAGGTCAGCGCATCACTCACCGAAATCAATCAAGCGATCACCGCATTGGGGCAGATCAACGCTCAAGTCGCAACCGCCTCGGAAGAGCAAAGCCAAGTGACCAAAGACATCAACCGTAATCTAAGCAACATCTATGAGTTGGTTAGCCAAAATGTCACGGGGATTACCCAATCCGCCGCGGCAAGCCATGAACTTTCTGACCTCGCCGAACAGCAACACCAGCAGCTCCAGTATTTCCGCGTGTAA
- a CDS encoding DUF1566 domain-containing protein — MRRFSMATMWLILSLPVMAQECASDIPRTAPNLRYVYSTQGTVKDLYTGLTWMRCTFGKEWNAAQGRCSGQVQPLRWQAALQEVQAINHPNSRHRLHQFAGVKQWRMPNIKELNSLTEHACFAPAANETAFASGLVTEVGNLSGYLWSNTMRIEREQAWVWDAINGELYAYSIHGYEMGMLLVSDDE; from the coding sequence ATGAGACGATTCTCAATGGCAACAATGTGGCTGATATTGAGCTTGCCCGTTATGGCGCAGGAGTGCGCCAGCGATATTCCGCGCACTGCGCCCAATTTGCGCTACGTGTACAGCACTCAAGGAACGGTGAAAGATTTGTACACCGGGTTAACGTGGATGCGCTGCACCTTTGGTAAAGAGTGGAATGCCGCACAAGGGCGTTGCTCGGGGCAAGTGCAACCTCTGCGTTGGCAAGCGGCGCTGCAAGAAGTACAAGCGATCAACCATCCCAACAGTCGTCACCGTTTGCACCAGTTTGCGGGGGTAAAACAGTGGCGTATGCCCAACATCAAAGAGCTCAATAGTTTGACTGAGCACGCCTGCTTTGCACCTGCGGCGAATGAGACAGCGTTTGCCTCTGGCTTAGTGACTGAAGTCGGCAATCTATCGGGTTATCTGTGGAGTAACACCATGCGTATTGAGCGTGAACAAGCTTGGGTATGGGATGCAATCAATGGTGAACTTTACGCATACTCGATTCACGGTTATGAAATGGGGATGCTACTGGTATCGGATGACGAATAA
- a CDS encoding DUF1566 domain-containing protein, giving the protein MKFHNTLIYSALLLAGCGGEETTDVSLPEYVVSGSLVAQNIALNSKICLDQNQNFTCDAGELTTQADSDGRFTLRSVDKSLYSLPILAEFSGSAARSSHPTSSRMVLAAPGLNRAGERVINGVSTLFAALMLAGYTEHDALTLFVGQLEQRGIVAARDLSSLLTDNALAQLEANMLEMLPLIEPELRPQVLAALAQTFGEEDPGIVHNVLDEAQLTQYVVQLAKRVPRQVPLNDTGLVTFYEEGGVVGYVPNSDYPEQDAEYGRDAQLGKEGFMFSKLDAAGKRLSESASEWSCVRDELTGLVWEVKSADPASTNNKERLFALEIPGRFSPYADDLAEATCRSAGDALCTTAQYIEHLNQTARCGIRQWRLPTNAELFNLFDFGDMGEDAQALSVVYFPQQSQNQDYSGHTWTSALSHTNYALALSEGVRNYKIISHLGLNKGELSILEVYNQDQVADAGSSLVLPVRMVADVVEVEE; this is encoded by the coding sequence ATGAAATTTCACAACACTTTGATCTATAGCGCGCTGCTGTTAGCGGGCTGTGGTGGTGAGGAAACCACGGACGTGAGCTTACCTGAGTATGTGGTCTCTGGGTCTCTGGTCGCACAGAATATCGCCCTAAACAGTAAAATCTGCTTAGACCAAAACCAGAATTTTACGTGTGATGCGGGAGAGTTAACGACACAAGCTGATAGCGATGGCCGCTTCACGTTGCGCAGTGTGGATAAATCGCTCTACTCGCTACCGATTTTGGCCGAATTCAGCGGCAGTGCCGCTCGTTCCTCCCATCCCACATCATCCCGCATGGTGTTAGCCGCTCCTGGGCTCAATCGTGCCGGAGAGCGAGTGATTAATGGCGTGAGTACGTTGTTCGCCGCGTTAATGCTCGCCGGTTATACCGAGCATGACGCACTCACTTTGTTTGTTGGGCAATTGGAGCAACGTGGCATCGTGGCCGCGCGCGATTTGAGCTCCCTACTGACTGACAATGCTTTGGCGCAGCTCGAAGCCAATATGTTGGAAATGTTGCCGCTGATCGAGCCTGAGCTGCGCCCACAAGTGCTGGCCGCCTTGGCACAAACCTTTGGTGAAGAGGATCCGGGCATTGTGCACAACGTTTTGGATGAAGCGCAATTAACGCAGTACGTTGTGCAGTTGGCGAAACGAGTGCCTCGCCAAGTGCCGTTAAATGACACAGGGTTGGTCACCTTTTATGAGGAAGGGGGCGTAGTCGGTTATGTCCCCAACAGTGATTACCCTGAGCAGGATGCCGAATACGGTCGTGATGCGCAATTGGGCAAAGAAGGCTTTATGTTCAGTAAGTTAGACGCGGCAGGGAAACGGCTGAGTGAGAGTGCGAGTGAGTGGTCTTGTGTGCGTGATGAACTGACCGGATTGGTGTGGGAAGTGAAAAGTGCAGATCCGGCGTCGACCAACAACAAAGAACGGTTATTCGCCCTCGAAATTCCCGGTCGCTTTAGTCCTTATGCTGACGATTTAGCTGAAGCGACTTGCCGCAGTGCGGGTGATGCTTTGTGTACGACTGCGCAATACATTGAACACTTGAACCAAACCGCGCGTTGTGGCATTCGCCAATGGCGGTTACCCACCAATGCTGAGCTATTCAATCTGTTTGATTTTGGTGACATGGGCGAAGACGCGCAGGCGCTGAGTGTGGTGTATTTCCCGCAACAGAGCCAAAACCAAGATTACTCTGGGCATACGTGGACTTCGGCACTGAGCCATACCAATTATGCACTCGCTTTGAGTGAAGGCGTTAGGAACTATAAAATTATCAGTCACTTAGGCTTGAACAAGGGAGAGTTAAGTATACTTGAAGTCTATAACCAAGATCAGGTCGCCGATGCTGGCTCCTCCTTGGTGCTTCCCGTGCGTATGGTGGCGGATGTTGTGGAGGTAGAGGAATGA